In Chelonia mydas isolate rCheMyd1 chromosome 18, rCheMyd1.pri.v2, whole genome shotgun sequence, a single genomic region encodes these proteins:
- the SCNN1D gene encoding amiloride-sensitive sodium channel subunit delta, with product MEQEWVNEEMGDEGLIEFYSSFKDMFEFFCKNTTIHGTIRLVCSSSNRMKTAFWTLLFLASFGMLYWQFALLFSQYWTYPVIMTMSVHSEPKMFPAITLCNLDPYRFDLVSEKLAQLDQMAEEAIANLYGYKTSSFSSHYKKGIRMKDLRKGGSVNLNSSSFQLNPHISLVMLKEPDTGSRKKHFKVGFKLCNATGGNCFYKAYSSGVDTIQEWYRFHYMNIMSQLPVIINISSHEEHIQNLVYSCQYDGEPCRKSDYIHFHHQVYGSCYTFNSEGTDVFWKATKPGISYGLSLILKVEQNDRLPLLSTVAGVQVMIHNHNQTPFLEHEWFDIRPGIATSIGIRQDEVQRLGGNYGKCTVDGEDVDVKLLYNSSYTLQACLHSCFQAKMVERCGCGYYYYPLPPGAEYCNYNKHPAWGHCFYQLYDRLADHHLSCFAKCPKPCWESWYKMSAGTAKWPSTKSEDWIHQILSRQKGYNSTNNRRDIAKVNIFFQQLSYQSMDESPVYTVNLLLSNMGSQWSLWFGSSVLSVVEMFELLLDITVLSLIFCYRRFKAKKTLEMAQPLAISSVSLTLENYRAVHEDLAADWNSTQTSHNVGAVAKTKNGDLSFHSICNKTPAPELNPDVVLNGFWHIKDHSVEMDLNS from the exons ATGGAGCAAGAGTGGGTGAATGAGGAGATGGGGGACGAAGGCCTCATTGAGTTCTACAGCTCCTTCAAGGACATGTTTGAGTTCTTCTGCAAGAACACTACCATCCATGGGACTATCCGCCTCGTGTGCTCAAGCAGCAACCGGATGAAGACGGCATTCTGGACCCTGCTCTTCCTTGCCAGCTTCGGGATGCTTTATTGGCAGTTCGCTCTTCTCTTCAGCCAATACTGGACCTATCCCGTCATCATGACCATGTCTGTGCACTCCGAGCCCAAGATGTTTCCAGCCATTACTCTCTGCAATCTGGACCCGTACAG GTTTGACTTAGTCAGTGAGAAACTGGCCCAGTTGGACCAAATGGCAGAGGAAGCAATAGCTAATTTGTATGGCTACAAAACTTCAAGCTTTTCCTCCCATTATAAAAAGGGTATCCGCATGAAGGACTTGCGAAAGGGAGGGTCTGTCAATCTGAACAGCTCCAGCTTCCAACTGAACCCCCACATTTCACTGGTGATGCTGAAGGAACCTGATACTGGGTCCAGGAAGAAACATTTCAAAGTGGGCTTTAAATTG tgcaATGCTACAGGTGGGAATTGTTTCTACAAGGCCTACTCATCTGGGGTAGACACCATTCAAGAGTGGTACAGGTTTCACTATATGAATATCATGTCCCAGCTACCCGTTATAATCAACATTTCTTCTCATGAAGAGCATATACAAAACTTGGTCTACTCTTGCCAGTATGACGGGGAGCCCTGCAGAAAGAG CGACTACATTCACTTTCACCACCAGGTCTATGGAAGCTGCTACACTTTCAACAGCGAGGGGACAGACGTCTTCTGGAAAGCAACAAAACCTGGAATTTCCTATG GACTGTCCCTGATCCTGAAAGTGGAGCAGAACGATCGCCTCCCGCTGTTGTCTACAGTGGCAGGCGTGCAAGTGATGATCCACAACCACAATCAGACGCCGTTCCTCGAGCACGAGTGGTTCGACATCAGACCGGGGATCGCAACTAGCATTGGAATCAGACAG GACGAGGTGCAACGCTTGGGTGGGAATTATGGAAAATGCACGGTTGACGGAGAAGATGTGGATGTAAAACTCCTGTACAACAGTTCCTACACACTGCAG GCTTGTTTGCATTCCTGCTTCCAGGCCAAAATGGTTGAAAGATGCGGCTGTGGATACTATTACTACCCACTGCCTCCTGGCGCCGAATACTGTAACTATAACAAGCATCCTGCATGGG GTCACTGCTTCTATCAGCTGTACGACAGGCTGGCCGATCACCATCTCAGCTGCTTCGCCAAGTGCCCCAAACCCTGCTG GGAGTCGTGGTACAAAATGTCTGCAGGGACCGCAAAATGGCCATCGACAAAGTCTGAG GACTGGATCCACCAGATTCTGAGTCGGCAGAAGGGATATAATTCTACCAACAACAG GAGAGACATCGCCAAGGTGAATATCTTCTTCCAGCAATTGAGCTACCAGTCTATGGATGAATCTCCGGTGTACACA GTGAATCTTCTGTTATCCAACatgggaagtcagtggagtctgTGGTTTGGGTCCTCAGTGTTGTCCGTGGTTGAAATGTTTGAGTTGCTCTTGGATATAACGGTCTTGTCTCTCATATTCTGCTATCGACGGTTCAAGGCAAAGAAGACGCTGGAGATGGCCCAACCCCTTGCCATCTCCAGCGTAAGTTTGACCCTAGAGAATTATAGAGCCGTGCATGAGGACCTTGCTGCAGATTGGAATTCCACCCAGACTAGCCACAATGTTGGGGCCGTAGCCAAAACCAAGAATGGCGACCTATCTTTCCACTCGATTTGTAACAAGACCCCGGcaccagaactgaacccagatgtTGTGCTTAATGGATTCTGGCATATCAAGGATCACAGTGTAGAGATGGACCTAAACAGCTAA